Proteins encoded within one genomic window of Cydia pomonella isolate Wapato2018A chromosome 12, ilCydPomo1, whole genome shotgun sequence:
- the LOC133523592 gene encoding cuticle protein 16.5-like yields MFKLVVLCAFLAAATADPSGAFYAQPLTYSSTVISPAVTTISKSASSVVHPSPTYYYSTPSVYSHFIKKRGAPFYFPTTYAAGSPLLATSYSTPILHSTPLVASTPLISTPIAAAPFGYPAAHLIKKRSAPLISTTAYSAYSPLTYSTPLISHTPLISAAPYYSSSILSHAPLAIPHLIKKRSAPILTSAYIAPTSYSHQSRIDYRAPLVSHYTAPLAYQSPYAYSHVL; encoded by the coding sequence ATGTTCAAGCTGGTGGTGTTGTGCGCTTTCCTCGCTGCGGCGACCGCCGATCCCTCCGGCGCGTTCTACGCCCAGCCTTTGACCTACTCGTCGACCGTGATCTCACCAGCAGTCACCACCATCTCCAAGTCGGCCAGCAGCGTCGTCCACCCATCGCCTACCTACTACTACAGCACTCCTTCTGTCTACTCACACTTCATTAAGAAACGTGGTGCACCTTTCTACTTCCCGACCACCTATGCCGCGGGCTCACCTCTGCTGGCGACGTCATACTCCACTCCGATCTTGCACAGCACACCGTTGGTGGCCAGCACGCCTCTGATCTCGACCCCTATCGCCGCTGCGCCCTTCGGCTACCCTGCTGCACATTTGATCAAGAAGAGGTCGGCTCCTCTCATCAGCACTACTGCATACAGCGCTTACTCTCCTTTGACTTACTCCACACCGTTGATATCTCATACTCCCCTGATCTCCGCAGCTCCTTACTACTCTTCTTCCATTCTTTCCCATGCTCCTCTGGCTATTCCTCACCTGATCAAGAAACGCTCTGCTCCCATCTTGACCAGCGCTTACATTGCCCCAACATCATACAGCCACCAATCCAGAATCGATTACCGTGCTCCCTTGGTCAGCCATTACACTGCACCCCTGGCCTATCAGAGCCCTTATGCCTACTCTCACGTCCTCTAG
- the LOC133523629 gene encoding uncharacterized protein LOC133523629 produces the protein MLKLVVLSCLMAAASAALLTPFAPFAPLAYSGAIVAPLYGSNYRGPLSLAPGQPANILAADGRPLDTLDVNLDRSAHLTAKALDGVHLLKKRSAPVIAPLGGIAYAGTPVITHAAPLAYSAPIIAPSNYRGPLSLAPGQPANILAADGRPLDTLDVNLDRSAHLTAKALDGVHLLKKRSAPLIAPLGRIAYAGAPLITHAAPLAYSAPIVAPYHTPLIHTAGPYAHYL, from the exons ATGCTGAAGCTGGTGGTGTTGTCCTGCTTGATGGCGGCGGCGTCCGCGGCGCTGCTGACGCCCTTCGCGCCGTTCGCTCCGCTGGCGTACAGTGGCGCAATTGTCGCTCCTTTGTACGGCAGCAACTACCGCGGTCCGCTGTCCCTGGCACCCGGCCAGCCCGCCAACATACTCGCGGCGGACGGCAGGCCCCTCGACACCCTGGACGTCAACCTGGACCGCTCCGCGCACCTCACTGCCAAGGCCCTCGACGGCGTGCACCTGCTCAAGAAGCGCTCCGCCCCTGTCATCGCTCCCCTCGGCGGCATCGCCTACGCAGGCACTCCGGTCATCACCCACGCTGCACCCCTTGCCTACTCCGCGCCCATTATCGCGCC CAGCAACTACCGCGGCCCGCTGTCCCTGGCGCCCGGCCAGCCCGCCAACATCCTCGCGGCGGACGGCAGGCCCCTCGACACCCTGGACGTCAACCTGGACCGCTCCGCGCACCTCACCGCCAAGGCCCTCGACGGCGTGCACCTGCTCAAGAAGCGCTCCGCCCCGTTGATCGCCCCTCTGGGCCGCATCGCCTACGCCGGTGCCCCGCTCATCACCCATGCTGCGCCTCTAGCTTACTCCGCGCCCATCGTTGCACCTTACCACACTCCTCTCATTCACACCGCCGGACCTTATGCCCACTATTTGTAA
- the LOC133523630 gene encoding uncharacterized protein LOC133523630 → MFKLVVLSCVVALAAANPSVLGPWGLGLAGPLAAPAALAPIGLGHGLGLGHGAIWGAPALAAYNYRGPLSLAPGQPANIVAADGRPLDTLSVNLDRAAHLTARAVDHAGLHLLKKRSAALLTPFAPFAPLAYSGAVVAPLYGGNYRGPLSLAPGQPANILAADGRPLDTLDVNLDRSAHLTTKALEGVHLLKKRSAPLIAPLGRIAYAGAPLITHAAPLAYSAPIVAPYHTPLIHTAGPYAHYL, encoded by the exons ATGTTCAAGCTGGTGGTGTTGTCTTGCGTGGTGGCGCTGGCGGCGGCCAACCCTAGTGTACTCGGTCCTTGGGGCTTGGGGCTGGCGGGTCCCCTCGCCGCGCCAGCGGCTTTGGCTCCTATCGGCCTGGGACACGGTTTGGGTCTGGGCCATGGAGCTATCTGGGGCGCGCCTGCGCTCGCGGCCTACAACTACAGAGGCCCGCTGTCCCTCGCGCCCGGCCAGCCCGCCAACATCGTGGCTGCTGATGGAAGGCCCCTGGATACTCTGAGCGTGAACTTGGACCGTGCCGCGCACCTCACTGCGAGGGCTGTTGACCACGCCGGCCTGCACCTGCTGAAGAAGCG GTCCGCGGCGCTGCTAACGCCCTTCGCGCCGTTCGCTCCGCTGGCGTACAGTGGCGCAGTTGTCGCGCCCTTGTACGGCGGCAACTACCGCGGCCCGCTGTCCCTGGCGCCCGGCCAGCCCGCCAACATCCTCGCGGCGGACGGTAGACCCCTCGACACCCTGGACGTCAACTTGGACCGCTCTGCACACCTCACCACTAAGGCCCTCGAAGGCGTGCACCTGCTCAAGAAGCGCTCCGCCCCGTTGATCGCCCCTCTGGGCCGCATCGCCTACGCTGGCGCTCCGCTCATCACCCATGCTGCGCCTCTGGCTTACTCCGCGCCCATCGTTGCTCCTTACCACACTCCTCTCATTCACACCGCCGGACCTTATGCCCACTATTTGTAA